From a region of the Pochonia chlamydosporia 170 chromosome Unknown PCv3seq00015, whole genome shotgun sequence genome:
- a CDS encoding tRNA splicing endonuclease subunit (similar to Marssonina brunnea f. sp. 'multigermtubi' MB_m1 XP_007297423.1) produces the protein MYTSAVDRYDATTGPFESDLSDRRGKTSGDLERRTSTKICFKITSPTSSSHGNSVSIVPSSQSTQSWRAYPSEPAQGQTQLVSPTSKSRMYSAHFVDNERKSLSPVAKDIKNTSNSEAPDIGGILLGYWRDSSILDDAGKQAVIGIIDAADRLRMRIIAKTRKGEPLADGYRVPAGSGASWVKFDRIVFADHLVGLNYAQIKEYTRIRSQTVPEKTQEERIAAEVVAVNEAVRRVEASSFLNDPSEPVPTAYGTDSPDLPIELTRPGPSLKRPRPSNGFAATYPATTQWVSELTSSVRRPVGGQPNGLQIYSLAGTRPTGVLIGSWYRSGEAVAEDRHAVYGVVGPSDIFSIRVVPETRDGRFVGGNFPTQPNASWIPFQEVELEPHLKPLTQQEVKEYCEIRQYQLSRGESASERIANETRAIYEVYAMKYRKPHGTSTAPQPAALEAGAGASETNANIKPAKMLVDRNRTDRGVSTYENRAVCSFSKPEVVRRPTTGPTDVKTYDRTKYERKASGPFAGKLVSQGTIINIDGEDYVEYRVLTRPLFV, from the coding sequence ATGTATACCTCTGCGGTAGATCGTTACGATGCGACAACAGGGCCATTCGAGAGCGACCTCAGCGACAGACGCGGCAAAACCTCTGGCGATCTCGAACGCAGAACTTCGACAAAAATCTGCTTCAAAATCACGAGtccaacttcatcttcacatgGAAATTCGGTATCAATAGTTCCAAGTTCACAAAGTACACAAAGCTGGCGGGCGTACCCCTCAGAGCCCGCACAAGGGCAAACGCAACTTGTTTCCCCCACTTCCAAAAGTAGGATGTATAGTGCTCACTTCGTTGACAATGAGAGAAAATCGCTTTCCCCTGTGGCTAAAGACATCAAGAATACCTCGAACTCGGAAGCTCCTGACATAGGGGGTATCCTTTTGGGATATTGGCGAGACTCTAGTATCCTGGATGATGCTGGGAAGCAAGCGGTCATCGGCATTATAGACGCTGCGGATAGATTGAGAATGCGAATAATAGCCAAGACGAGGAAAGGAGAGCCATTAGCTGACGGGTACAGGGTGCCTGCTGGAAGTGGTGCATCCTGGGTGAAGTTTGACCGTATTGTCTTCGCGGACCATCTAGTTGGCTTAAATTACGCTCAAATCAAGGAATATACGCGCATACGATCTCAGACGGTTCCAGAGAAGACGCAAGAAGAACGCATTGCTGCGGAGGTAGTTGCAGTTAACGAGGCTGTGCGCCGGGTAGAGGCAAGCAGCTTCCTGAATGATCCCTCCGAGCCAGTACCAACAGCATACGGGACCGACTCACCGGATCTACCTATTGAACTTACACGGCCTGGACCATCTCTTAAACGGCCACGGCCGTCCAATGGGTTTGCCGCGACTTATCCAGCAACCACTCAATGGGTCTCTGAGCTGACTTCCTCCGTACGACGTCCGGTGGGCGGACAACCGAATGGGCTTCAGATTTATTCCCTAGCAGGCACCCGCCCGACGGGCGTCCTTATAGGATCTTGGTACCGATCTGGTGAAGCTGTCGCCGAGGATCGCCATGCAGTGtatggtgttgttggacCATCCGATATATTCAGCATTAGGGTAGTACCCGAGACAAGAGATGGGCGGTTTGTGGGGGGTAACTTTCCAACGCAACCAAATGCGTCATGGATTCCATTTCAAGAGGTTGAGCTGGAGCCTCACCTTAAGCCACTTACCCAACAGGAAGTTAAGGAGTATTGTGAAATACGGCAATATCAACTTAGTCGCGGCGAGTCTGCCTCGGAGAGAATTGCTAACGAAACAAGGGCTATATACGAAGTGTATGCAATGAAATACAGAAAACCCCATGGCACCTCAACAGCTCCACAGCCTGCCGCCCTCGAAGCCGGAGCAGGTGCGTCTGAAaccaatgccaacatcaagCCGGCGAAGATGCTCGTCGATCGAAACAGGACGGATCGCGGTGTTTCTACGTACGAAAATCGAGCGGTATGCTCCTTCAGTAAGCCTGAAGTCGTCCGTCGACCGACGACCGGCCCGACGGATGTAAAGACGTACGACAGGACTAAATATGAGCGCAAAGCCTCTGGTCCCTTTGCGGGGAAGCTCGTCTCACAGGGCACCATTATCAATATTGACGGAGAGGATTATGTAGAATATCGTGTCCTTACTAGGCCCCTGTTTGTCTAA